One Alcaligenes ammonioxydans DNA segment encodes these proteins:
- a CDS encoding response regulator transcription factor — protein MPVKVAVFDRRRARGFILNKYATIKCQPDQKTRILLISNNTRQHEHLLQSLLAGAFRVSVAADGVQGYTKAQLTLPELILMDKQVGGIDALSLTHMLQGLKATAHIPIIILDSRSESSSEECVNFLKAGAVDYIGNPYAVDEVKERINVPLRNPKQALSHLSAGKPLTQRPSTTAETSMLIYAIQKTIDANLGSPPSQKELCDMFKISRRKIMNIFQRNFGLSVSNYIRLQRMYRAEYLLRTTALKIDVIATDLGFSSPANFSTAFKTYAGVAPGKFRQAIEKNKLPTEKTPALRSLGSPSFSSEWCPP, from the coding sequence ATGCCAGTAAAGGTAGCCGTCTTCGACAGAAGAAGGGCGCGGGGCTTTATATTGAACAAATACGCCACTATAAAGTGTCAGCCGGATCAAAAAACCAGGATTTTGCTGATCTCCAATAACACTCGACAGCACGAACACCTTCTGCAATCTCTGCTGGCTGGAGCGTTTCGGGTTTCTGTTGCCGCTGATGGAGTGCAAGGCTACACCAAGGCCCAGCTAACGCTACCCGAACTTATCCTGATGGATAAACAAGTAGGCGGGATTGATGCCTTATCGCTGACACACATGCTGCAAGGGCTAAAAGCAACCGCTCACATTCCCATCATCATTCTGGATTCACGCAGCGAAAGCAGCAGTGAAGAATGCGTCAATTTCCTGAAGGCAGGAGCCGTTGATTACATTGGCAATCCCTATGCCGTTGACGAAGTCAAAGAGCGCATCAACGTTCCTTTACGTAATCCCAAACAGGCGCTCTCCCACCTCTCTGCCGGCAAGCCTCTGACCCAACGGCCCAGCACCACTGCTGAAACCAGCATGCTGATCTACGCCATTCAAAAAACAATCGATGCCAATCTGGGCTCACCGCCCAGCCAGAAAGAACTGTGCGATATGTTCAAGATCTCAAGACGAAAAATCATGAATATATTTCAGCGCAATTTCGGCTTGAGCGTCAGCAACTATATCCGACTGCAGCGTATGTATCGGGCTGAGTATCTGCTACGAACGACCGCCTTGAAAATTGATGTCATCGCAACCGACTTGGGGTTTTCCAGCCCGGCCAATTTCTCGACCGCATTCAAAACCTATGCAGGTGTGGCGCCTGGCAAATTCAGACAGGCCATTGAAAAAAACAAACTCCCCACAGAAAAAACACCAGCTCTTCGATCCCTGGGTTCTCCCTCTTTTTCATCAGAATGGTGCCCACCTTAA
- a CDS encoding 2-hydroxychromene-2-carboxylate isomerase, whose protein sequence is MSTAGIHYYFWMNSDWAYLGADRLEAIARKQGVPIHYKPVDLPQVYARTGGVLLGQRSPERQAYRITELQRWCRKLGTPINPTPRFMCPDATLASTVVIAINQAGLPVLELYKAILRAQWCEERNIADPAVLARIMQSQHLDADYWFEQAPHMQQRYQAYTDEAIAAGVFGSPSYVYQGELFWGQDRLDMLDEAIHMHPAPA, encoded by the coding sequence ATGAGCACGGCCGGCATTCACTACTACTTCTGGATGAACTCGGATTGGGCTTACCTGGGAGCCGACCGTCTGGAGGCGATCGCCCGCAAACAGGGTGTCCCCATCCATTACAAGCCCGTCGATTTGCCGCAGGTGTATGCCCGTACAGGGGGTGTGCTGCTCGGACAACGCTCCCCCGAACGCCAGGCCTATCGGATCACTGAACTGCAGCGCTGGTGCCGCAAGCTGGGCACCCCCATCAACCCCACGCCCCGCTTCATGTGCCCGGATGCCACGCTGGCCTCGACCGTGGTCATCGCCATCAATCAGGCCGGCTTGCCCGTCCTAGAGCTGTACAAGGCCATACTGCGGGCGCAATGGTGTGAAGAGCGCAATATTGCCGATCCAGCAGTACTGGCTCGAATCATGCAGTCACAGCACCTGGACGCTGACTACTGGTTTGAACAGGCGCCGCACATGCAACAACGCTATCAGGCTTATACCGACGAAGCGATTGCAGCCGGTGTATTCGGCTCACCCTCCTATGTGTATCAGGGCGAGCTATTTTGGGGGCAAGACAGGCTGGACATGCTGGACGAGGCCATCCACATGCATCCTGCCCCGGCTTAA
- a CDS encoding MFS transporter: MTMPHTGQARSSRQYVTAGLASMMGTTIEWYDFFLYGTAAALIFNKIFFPAFDPITGTLAAFATYSVGFFARPLGGFVFGHFGDKLGRKSMLLITLFLMGIPTILIGLIPSYDSIGYWAAVLLVLMRFLQGVAVGGEWGGAVLMAVEHAPDGKKGFFGSLPQTGVAPGLILSSLAMGAVASLPEEDMLTWGWRLPFLASVALLLVGWWIRAKVAESPDFEQMSKKGKQVAIPALEVLRHYPREVLLVVGGRLAEVTWFYTVVTFALAYATTTLGVERSVMLNATVWGAFAALFTMPLFGVLGDRLGFKWVFMAGTLCMLAFSSPFFSMLGSLDTGTITLALVIAIGLVYAALYGPQGGLFSTQFPPEVRYSGISIAVQVSGAIGGGLAPLVATSLLAYGDGQPDYIVWYLSALGLIAFASSWFMHGPAHFSLPNLSRPKVRT; encoded by the coding sequence ATGACGATGCCTCACACCGGACAGGCGCGTTCGTCGCGCCAGTACGTCACTGCTGGCTTGGCCAGCATGATGGGAACCACCATAGAGTGGTATGACTTTTTCCTCTACGGCACTGCTGCCGCACTGATCTTCAACAAGATCTTTTTTCCCGCCTTCGACCCGATTACGGGCACTCTGGCGGCCTTTGCCACCTATTCCGTAGGCTTTTTTGCCCGTCCCCTGGGCGGTTTTGTGTTCGGCCATTTCGGGGACAAGCTGGGCCGAAAATCCATGCTGTTAATTACGCTGTTTCTGATGGGTATTCCTACCATCCTGATCGGACTGATTCCCTCCTACGACAGTATTGGCTATTGGGCGGCCGTCCTGCTGGTCCTGATGCGTTTTTTGCAAGGGGTTGCCGTGGGAGGTGAATGGGGTGGCGCTGTCCTGATGGCGGTGGAACACGCCCCGGATGGTAAAAAAGGTTTTTTTGGCAGTCTGCCCCAGACCGGGGTCGCGCCGGGCCTTATTTTGTCCTCTTTGGCGATGGGAGCCGTTGCCAGCCTGCCCGAAGAAGACATGTTGACCTGGGGCTGGCGCCTGCCCTTTCTGGCCAGTGTCGCGCTGCTGTTGGTAGGCTGGTGGATTCGAGCCAAAGTGGCCGAATCTCCAGACTTTGAGCAGATGAGCAAAAAGGGCAAGCAGGTCGCTATTCCCGCCCTGGAAGTGCTGCGTCACTACCCCCGTGAAGTTCTGCTGGTGGTCGGCGGCCGCCTGGCTGAAGTCACCTGGTTTTACACGGTGGTGACCTTCGCCCTGGCTTATGCCACCACCACCCTCGGGGTAGAGCGTAGTGTGATGCTCAATGCCACGGTATGGGGCGCCTTTGCCGCCCTGTTCACCATGCCCCTGTTTGGCGTACTGGGCGACCGTCTCGGCTTTAAATGGGTCTTTATGGCGGGTACGCTTTGCATGCTGGCATTCTCCTCGCCTTTCTTCTCCATGCTGGGCAGCCTGGACACCGGCACCATCACCTTGGCGCTGGTCATTGCCATTGGTCTGGTCTATGCAGCACTCTATGGCCCGCAGGGCGGTCTGTTTTCCACGCAGTTCCCCCCCGAGGTACGCTACAGCGGGATCTCAATCGCTGTCCAGGTCTCTGGCGCCATCGGTGGCGGTCTGGCCCCTTTGGTGGCGACTTCCTTACTGGCCTATGGAGACGGACAACCTGACTACATCGTCTGGTATCTGAGTGCGCTGGGCTTGATCGCTTTTGCCAGCAGTTGGTTCATGCACGGACCGGCCCACTTCTCCCTGCCCAATCTTTCCCGTCCCAAGGTGCGCACATGA
- a CDS encoding aldolase, giving the protein MDTPLRDKSYFDERATKEMATHLPQVQRDTRETMAFACRILAMTEQEAGLAGQISVRSERPGAYWTLRFGLGFDEATPDDFIEVDRDLNTLSGQGMANPATRFHLWVYEARPDVNSIIHTHSPWATVLATARQPLVISQMDMTPLHNDCAFLGEWPGVPIADQEGVIISEALGDKRAIILAHHGYLTAGKSCQEATYLSVYLERAARLQVRAQAAFGPLTPVDDTLAAEAHDYLLKPSIVNATFDYWSRQTQGIAPLTTTR; this is encoded by the coding sequence ATGGATACCCCCCTCAGAGACAAATCCTATTTCGATGAACGTGCCACCAAAGAGATGGCCACGCATCTACCCCAAGTCCAGCGCGACACCCGCGAAACCATGGCGTTTGCCTGTCGCATTCTGGCCATGACCGAACAGGAGGCCGGTCTGGCCGGCCAGATCAGTGTCCGGTCCGAGCGTCCCGGGGCCTACTGGACCCTGCGCTTTGGTCTGGGTTTTGATGAAGCCACACCCGATGACTTCATTGAAGTTGATCGCGACCTGAACACCCTGAGCGGCCAGGGCATGGCCAACCCCGCCACCCGCTTTCACCTGTGGGTGTACGAAGCCCGCCCCGACGTCAACTCCATCATTCACACGCACTCACCCTGGGCGACCGTGCTGGCGACCGCCCGCCAGCCTTTGGTGATTTCGCAAATGGACATGACGCCGTTGCACAATGACTGTGCGTTTCTGGGCGAATGGCCCGGTGTACCCATTGCCGACCAGGAGGGCGTTATCATTTCCGAAGCGCTGGGCGACAAGCGCGCCATCATCCTGGCTCACCACGGTTACCTGACTGCGGGAAAAAGCTGCCAGGAGGCGACCTACCTGTCGGTCTACCTGGAGCGTGCGGCACGCCTGCAGGTGCGTGCGCAAGCGGCGTTTGGCCCGCTGACTCCCGTCGATGACACTCTGGCGGCCGAGGCCCACGACTACCTGCTCAAGCCCTCCATTGTGAACGCGACCTTCGATTACTGGTCCCGTCAGACCCAAGGCATTGCGCCCTTAACAACGACTCGCTGA
- a CDS encoding GNAT family N-acetyltransferase: protein MVQLNAYHQPIGPALAHWQARPQPARCVLQGTYCRLEAVDPDKHGDSLYQAYSRARDGRDWTYLSVGPFSNRIQFDQHLHAISQASHAVHYAVVDQTTGQALGTLALMRIDAQNGCIEVGFVAWSPALKQTRLATEAHYLLMAYAIEKLGYRRYEWKCDTHNAPSQAAARRLGFRYEGVFRQAVVYKGRSRDTAWFSITDKEWPALKTNFQTWLAPENFDGQGQQKHRLGQHVTPTPTAAGVRRLQQMLALQSELNQLIDPNWRVAKQDYYRAIWVECAELAAYLDWKWWQQSERNLPQLQLELIDILHFGLCDVLHANDALREQEAAAALEQLQHAQDTAASDSTTLMHALERFTLRVLQTRHFDFEGFALLAGLCGLTLDTLYHAYVGKNALNRLRQLRGYQQGHYHKHWGGQQDNEHLAHLQARLPVEQDNYPELILQALLERYDTFFSGETQARNRAALLPPLSSR, encoded by the coding sequence ATGGTTCAGCTAAACGCTTATCATCAGCCTATTGGCCCCGCGCTTGCCCACTGGCAAGCCCGCCCCCAACCTGCACGCTGCGTTCTTCAGGGCACATACTGTCGCCTGGAAGCCGTGGACCCCGACAAGCATGGCGACAGCTTGTATCAGGCCTACAGCCGCGCCCGCGACGGGCGCGACTGGACCTATCTGTCAGTCGGGCCCTTCAGCAACCGGATACAGTTCGATCAGCACCTGCACGCCATCAGCCAGGCCAGCCATGCCGTGCATTACGCCGTCGTAGACCAGACGACCGGACAGGCGTTGGGCACCCTGGCCCTCATGCGGATTGACGCGCAAAACGGCTGTATCGAGGTAGGTTTTGTCGCCTGGTCACCCGCCTTGAAACAAACCCGCCTGGCCACCGAAGCCCACTATCTGTTGATGGCCTACGCCATTGAGAAGTTGGGCTACCGTCGCTACGAATGGAAATGCGACACGCACAACGCCCCCTCACAAGCAGCAGCACGGCGTCTAGGCTTTCGTTACGAGGGGGTGTTCCGTCAGGCCGTTGTCTATAAGGGCCGTTCACGCGACACAGCCTGGTTCTCCATCACCGATAAAGAATGGCCTGCCCTGAAAACAAATTTCCAGACGTGGCTGGCCCCGGAAAACTTTGACGGGCAGGGTCAACAAAAGCACCGTTTGGGTCAGCATGTAACGCCCACCCCCACCGCTGCGGGCGTGCGCCGACTCCAGCAGATGCTCGCATTGCAATCCGAGCTGAATCAATTGATTGACCCGAACTGGCGAGTAGCCAAACAGGACTACTACCGCGCAATCTGGGTGGAATGCGCGGAGCTGGCTGCTTACCTGGACTGGAAGTGGTGGCAACAGTCCGAACGAAATCTGCCGCAACTACAGCTGGAGTTAATCGATATTCTGCATTTCGGACTGTGTGATGTGCTTCACGCTAACGATGCCTTGCGCGAACAAGAGGCCGCTGCCGCGCTGGAACAACTCCAACACGCCCAAGACACAGCCGCCAGTGATTCCACCACGCTCATGCATGCCCTGGAACGCTTTACCTTGCGAGTGCTGCAAACCCGTCACTTTGATTTTGAGGGCTTTGCCTTGCTGGCAGGCCTGTGCGGTCTGACGCTGGATACGCTCTACCATGCCTACGTCGGCAAAAATGCCCTGAACCGATTGCGCCAGCTACGTGGCTATCAACAAGGCCACTACCACAAGCACTGGGGCGGGCAACAAGATAATGAACATCTGGCGCACCTGCAGGCGCGCCTGCCGGTTGAGCAGGACAACTACCCTGAGTTGATTCTGCAAGCCTTGCTAGAGCGCTATGACACGTTTTTTTCAGGAGAGACGCAAGCCCGCAACCGAGCTGCGCTACTACCTCCCCTTTCTTCACGCTGA
- a CDS encoding YncE family protein, producing MIVCRPVSLKMIVASVMGALLLSACQSTPQSQQSGLNASRASTAPQAQVSFRQDSIEGAYEVLAAKDSNQLFVAATPLFEDRTAGFVHVLDQDTLQPTQLIQLPRRAFALGLNQKTHTLYVGNTLDGSLLALNSLNGTVKQLIQLGQKEDKGGWEHTRKVIIDEQDNRIFVTNPAEGGRVWIVDGTQGRILHNIDNVGLWPAGAAYDANTKRLFVGQGGKEEIAVINPATGTIEQRFSTGDAKSDKREDSRHFFVNVALSADGKQLFGADANTGKIYVFDTTSGKVENSVDVGPGLLDIVYNPARQELIATNRGVDRDSPAGTGAINILDARTLAVKHRLSAPIHPNSVTLSADGQTAFVTIKAPHGDKSPHYLKGAKDSVLRLNLNQL from the coding sequence ATGATTGTGTGCCGCCCCGTCTCCTTGAAAATGATTGTTGCCTCTGTCATGGGGGCCTTGCTGCTGAGCGCCTGCCAAAGCACACCGCAATCTCAACAGTCGGGCCTGAACGCGTCTCGTGCCAGCACAGCCCCGCAGGCGCAGGTGAGCTTTCGCCAGGACTCAATCGAAGGGGCTTACGAAGTGCTGGCCGCCAAGGACAGCAATCAATTGTTCGTGGCTGCCACCCCTTTGTTTGAGGATCGCACCGCCGGCTTTGTGCATGTTCTGGACCAGGACACCTTGCAACCAACACAGTTGATCCAACTGCCACGACGGGCATTTGCCTTGGGGCTGAACCAGAAAACACACACCCTGTACGTGGGCAATACCTTGGATGGCTCCTTACTGGCCCTCAATAGCCTGAACGGTACGGTCAAACAATTGATTCAGCTGGGCCAGAAAGAGGACAAGGGAGGCTGGGAACATACCCGCAAGGTCATCATTGATGAACAAGACAACCGCATCTTTGTGACCAACCCCGCTGAAGGGGGGCGTGTGTGGATTGTGGACGGCACCCAAGGCCGTATTTTGCACAATATCGACAATGTGGGACTGTGGCCTGCGGGTGCCGCGTATGACGCCAACACCAAGCGCCTGTTCGTGGGTCAGGGCGGCAAGGAAGAGATTGCGGTCATCAACCCCGCCACCGGCACGATCGAGCAGCGCTTTAGCACGGGCGATGCCAAAAGCGACAAGCGTGAGGACTCGCGTCACTTCTTTGTGAATGTGGCCCTGAGTGCGGATGGCAAGCAGTTGTTCGGCGCCGATGCCAATACCGGCAAGATCTACGTCTTTGATACCACCTCAGGGAAAGTGGAAAACTCGGTTGACGTCGGCCCAGGGCTGCTCGATATCGTCTATAACCCGGCTCGCCAGGAGTTGATCGCCACCAACCGCGGCGTGGATCGTGACTCGCCTGCTGGCACCGGCGCCATCAACATTCTGGATGCCCGAACTCTGGCCGTGAAACATCGCCTCAGCGCCCCCATTCACCCCAACAGCGTCACCTTGAGCGCAGACGGCCAGACCGCTTTTGTGACCATCAAGGCTCCGCATGGCGACAAGAGCCCCCATTACCTGAAAGGGGCCAAGGATAGCGTGCTGCGTCTGAACCTGAACCAACTCTAA
- a CDS encoding nucleoside deaminase: MNDKHYLLRSIQIAKENVDRGGQPFGAVLVRNDQVLAEGVNETYIAHDPTAHAEIQALRNASQTFKSSQHTGSTMYASGIPCPMCMAAMIAAGVERVVYCADDKEGAPFGWSTQAFYQKMRQDFGQQGVKVEHLPLAEKRQVYEDWQARFGQGPAQD, encoded by the coding sequence ATGAACGATAAACACTATCTGCTGCGGTCCATCCAGATTGCGAAAGAGAACGTTGACCGTGGCGGTCAGCCCTTTGGTGCGGTGTTGGTACGTAACGACCAAGTGCTGGCCGAAGGGGTGAATGAAACCTATATCGCCCATGATCCTACCGCGCATGCGGAAATCCAGGCCCTGCGCAATGCCAGCCAAACCTTCAAAAGCAGCCAGCACACCGGCAGTACCATGTATGCCAGCGGCATCCCCTGCCCCATGTGCATGGCTGCCATGATCGCGGCAGGCGTAGAGCGCGTGGTGTACTGCGCCGATGATAAGGAAGGGGCTCCTTTTGGCTGGTCCACCCAAGCCTTCTATCAAAAAATGCGCCAGGACTTCGGACAACAGGGTGTGAAAGTGGAACATTTGCCCTTGGCTGAAAAACGCCAAGTCTACGAAGACTGGCAAGCCCGTTTTGGTCAAGGCCCCGCCCAGGATTAG
- a CDS encoding bifunctional allantoicase/(S)-ureidoglycine aminohydrolase: protein MSKVNYYAPPGGHPPQTQLLTDRAMFTEAYAVLPKGVLQDIVTSYLPGWENTRLWVLARPLSGFAETFSQYIMEVGPQGGSDHPEDDPEAEGVIFVVKGQLELVLEGTKHIMEEGGYAFIPPSTNWSLHNRSNELANFHWIRKRYQRVEGLDAPEAFVTNEKDVEPRVMPDTDGRWSTTRFADMSDMRHDMHVNIVNFEPGGVIPFAETHVMEHGLYVLEGKAVYRLNQDWVEVEAGDFMWLRAFCPQACYAGGPGRFRYLLYKDVNRHANLTIGGKR from the coding sequence ATGTCCAAAGTCAATTACTACGCCCCGCCAGGCGGGCATCCGCCACAGACACAGCTGCTGACGGATCGCGCCATGTTCACCGAAGCCTATGCCGTGCTGCCCAAAGGCGTGCTGCAGGACATCGTGACCAGCTACCTGCCCGGTTGGGAAAACACCCGTCTGTGGGTACTGGCACGGCCTTTGTCCGGCTTTGCCGAGACCTTCTCGCAATACATCATGGAAGTCGGCCCGCAAGGTGGCAGCGACCACCCTGAGGATGACCCCGAGGCCGAAGGCGTGATTTTTGTCGTCAAGGGCCAGCTCGAACTGGTTCTGGAAGGCACCAAACACATCATGGAAGAAGGCGGCTATGCCTTTATTCCTCCGTCTACCAACTGGTCCTTGCACAACCGCAGCAACGAACTGGCCAACTTCCACTGGATCCGCAAGCGTTACCAGCGTGTCGAAGGTCTGGATGCGCCCGAGGCTTTCGTGACCAACGAGAAAGACGTTGAACCCCGCGTCATGCCTGACACCGATGGTCGTTGGAGCACCACCCGATTTGCCGATATGTCCGACATGCGCCACGATATGCATGTGAATATCGTGAACTTTGAACCCGGTGGCGTGATTCCCTTTGCAGAAACGCACGTCATGGAACATGGCCTGTACGTTCTGGAAGGCAAGGCGGTTTACCGCCTGAACCAGGATTGGGTTGAAGTGGAAGCCGGCGACTTTATGTGGCTGCGCGCCTTTTGCCCACAGGCCTGCTATGCCGGCGGCCCTGGCCGTTTCCGCTACCTGTTGTACAAAGACGTTAACCGTCATGCCAACCTGACCATTGGCGGCAAACGCTAA
- a CDS encoding LysR family transcriptional regulator, with amino-acid sequence MDHQLSSSPSLNRPLYDLDLLLALLTVVDCGSFTAAASRLHSTQSTISQKVRRLEELAGLRLLDRASRGVSTTEAGQTLLAYARQMLALNHQLSEALSGSLVTISVRLGVPEDFTNGQTMRALAGFNRRFPQVRLEVSSGLSSDLLAAYDQGELDLVLVKQRHNAREAVACLPEQTAWVDSATDPVFHLDPIPLVTFPRRGVYREEIISAVESLGRRWRISFTSSSLSGIQGAVADGMGISLLPRRAVRQDHIELGQAQGLPRIDAFELAILHRPHANEMVTALSRVLVEMLAPESARRTS; translated from the coding sequence ATGGATCATCAACTATCCAGCAGTCCCAGTCTGAACCGGCCTTTGTATGACCTGGATCTGCTATTGGCCTTGTTGACGGTTGTTGACTGCGGCAGTTTTACAGCGGCAGCCAGTCGTTTGCACTCAACACAGTCCACGATCAGTCAGAAGGTGCGTCGTCTGGAGGAATTGGCAGGACTGCGTTTGCTGGACCGGGCCAGTCGTGGTGTCAGCACGACAGAGGCGGGGCAGACCTTGCTGGCTTACGCGCGTCAGATGCTGGCCTTGAACCATCAGCTCTCTGAAGCCTTGTCGGGTTCTTTGGTAACCATCTCCGTGCGTCTGGGTGTGCCGGAGGACTTCACCAATGGCCAGACCATGCGGGCGTTGGCTGGTTTCAATCGCCGGTTTCCACAAGTGCGCCTGGAGGTCAGCAGTGGTTTGAGCAGTGATTTGCTGGCGGCCTATGATCAGGGTGAGCTGGATCTGGTCTTGGTCAAGCAGCGGCATAATGCCCGCGAGGCGGTGGCTTGTCTGCCCGAGCAGACGGCGTGGGTCGACAGTGCCACTGATCCTGTCTTTCATCTGGACCCTATTCCTTTGGTCACCTTCCCGCGTCGCGGTGTTTACCGCGAAGAGATTATCAGTGCCGTGGAATCCTTGGGGCGGCGCTGGCGCATCAGCTTCACCAGTTCCAGCTTGAGCGGGATTCAGGGGGCTGTGGCCGATGGAATGGGTATCAGCCTGCTGCCGCGGCGTGCGGTACGTCAGGATCATATTGAATTGGGACAGGCTCAGGGACTACCGCGCATTGACGCTTTTGAGCTGGCGATATTGCATCGGCCTCACGCCAATGAGATGGTGACCGCCTTGTCCCGGGTGCTGGTCGAGATGCTGGCCCCCGAGAGCGCCCGCCGCACGTCATAG
- a CDS encoding cation diffusion facilitator family transporter: MENLTPSDLDRHHGAQRSTWVSVLVNISLSLLQIVVGIFAHSQALIADAIHSLSDLFSDFVVLIANHHSRRGPDADHPYGHLRYETAATLAIGGLLLAVGAGMLWNAISSLRDPSSIEAVHPVALLVAFTALCSKELLFRYMLRVAKRLRSTLLVANAWHARSDAASSLVVSLGVLANLAGLPLGDPLAASIVGLMIVRMGWKFSIGAFHDLTDKAVDQETEERIAKLLRETPGVEGIHQLRTRKLGDMIWVEVDLEMDGTLTIAQGHAIAVAARDRVMAEEPVLDVMTHFDPVTPKQ; this comes from the coding sequence ATGGAAAATCTCACCCCCTCTGATCTGGATCGGCACCATGGTGCCCAGCGTTCAACCTGGGTCAGTGTTCTGGTCAATATCAGCTTGAGCCTGCTGCAAATTGTGGTGGGTATCTTCGCCCATTCCCAGGCCCTGATTGCCGACGCCATCCACTCCCTGTCAGACCTGTTCTCAGACTTTGTGGTGCTGATTGCCAATCACCATAGCCGTCGCGGCCCCGATGCCGACCACCCCTACGGACATTTGCGTTACGAGACCGCTGCCACCTTGGCGATCGGCGGTTTGTTGCTGGCCGTAGGCGCCGGCATGCTCTGGAATGCCATCTCTTCATTGCGGGACCCCAGCAGCATCGAGGCCGTCCATCCCGTTGCCCTACTCGTTGCCTTTACCGCTCTGTGTAGCAAGGAGCTCCTGTTTCGCTACATGCTGCGCGTGGCAAAACGTCTGCGCTCAACCTTGCTGGTTGCCAATGCCTGGCACGCCCGCTCCGATGCGGCCTCCTCCCTGGTTGTCAGCCTCGGCGTCCTGGCCAACCTGGCAGGCTTGCCCTTGGGCGACCCTTTGGCCGCCAGTATCGTGGGCTTGATGATTGTGCGCATGGGCTGGAAATTTTCTATCGGCGCGTTTCATGACCTGACCGACAAAGCCGTTGATCAGGAAACCGAGGAGCGCATCGCCAAGCTGTTACGCGAGACACCCGGGGTGGAAGGGATACACCAGTTGCGCACCCGCAAACTGGGCGACATGATCTGGGTGGAAGTCGATCTGGAAATGGACGGCACCTTAACGATTGCCCAAGGCCATGCCATCGCTGTGGCGGCAAGAGATCGCGTCATGGCTGAAGAGCCGGTACTGGATGTAATGACGCACTTTGATCCGGTCACCCCCAAACAGTAA